From Armatimonadota bacterium, one genomic window encodes:
- a CDS encoding DUF177 domain-containing protein, with protein sequence MLLDLERVPPEGQDIDRAVDPSALPIESREFRITKAVNVTGRLVRADRDAYRLSGRLVSEVEFSCVRCLESFTARLREELDLLYLPQSDNVAAEGEDAHGLGDDDLAVSFYRDDEIDLAHMIWEQIVLALPMKPVCKLDCQGLCPVCGVNRNIESCSCVRDTVDPRWQPLKSVLER encoded by the coding sequence GTGTTACTCGATTTGGAGAGGGTGCCCCCAGAGGGGCAGGACATCGATCGTGCGGTGGACCCTTCGGCTCTCCCCATTGAGTCCCGCGAGTTTCGGATCACGAAGGCGGTGAACGTCACCGGGCGGCTCGTCAGAGCCGATCGCGACGCCTATCGCCTCAGCGGTCGGCTCGTCTCCGAAGTCGAGTTTTCGTGTGTCCGCTGTCTAGAGTCGTTTACAGCACGACTTCGGGAAGAGCTGGACCTCTTGTATCTGCCCCAATCCGATAACGTCGCCGCGGAAGGGGAAGACGCACATGGTTTGGGCGACGACGATCTTGCTGTCAGCTTCTACCGCGACGATGAAATCGATCTCGCTCATATGATTTGGGAACAGATTGTGCTCGCGTTGCCGATGAAGCCCGTTTGCAAACTCGACTGCCAGGGACTCTGTCCGGTCTGCGGTGTGAACCGCAACATCGAGAGCTGTTCTTGTGTCCGCGACACGGTCG